One Setaria italica strain Yugu1 chromosome I, Setaria_italica_v2.0, whole genome shotgun sequence DNA window includes the following coding sequences:
- the LOC111257821 gene encoding uncharacterized protein LOC111257821, whose product MASGSGVRGEEESGKPDSRPLIPSVKDIMISLGEHSQRMKNVENSDTTKEFCEGGRRSMDAIYGDEEYHRKTVEGTDGKRETWGKWGGVLVDKDRRETKGREGQIMVGGDEENMSCAAEILRYSVDRVVPLNILPDSSHRDASIYRDTSGWKKEFRIVDRRESK is encoded by the coding sequence ATGGCCAGCGGCAGTGGAGTAAGAGGCGAGGAAGAATCTGGTAAACCAGACAGCAGACCGCTCATACCTTCTGTAAAGGACATTATGATTTCCCTGGGCGAGCACTCCCAGCGCATGAAAAATGTTGAGAATAGTGACACAACCAAGGAGTTCTGTGAAGGTGGAAGGAGAAGCATGGATGCCATTTATGGTGATGAAGAATATCATAGAAAAACCGTGGAGGGCACAGATGGCAAACGAGAAACATGGGGGAAATGGGGGGGAGTTCTGGTGGACAAAGATAGGAGGGAAACCAAGGGTCGCGAGGGGCAAATCATGGTCGGTGGTGACGAAGAAAATATGAGCTGTGCAGCAGAGATACTTCGTTACTCTGTTGATAGGGTAGTCCCTCTGAATATACTTCCAGATAGCAGCCACCGTGATGCTTCTATCTACAGGGACACGTCGGGATGGAAAAAAGAATTCCGTATTGTGGACCGCAGAGAGAGTAAGTGA
- the LOC105914055 gene encoding uncharacterized protein LOC105914055: MTQGDSSISEYCQCMKNLTNALRDIGHPVKESQLVLNLLRGINLRYSNTTDDITNSTAIFPTFAQAWDMLALKELRLANEEKVTNSTALLAGTGSTSSSYNSPSGCRLTSGSIQTGSFQLKKTGGGGGKKKWKGKQANGSFQSQASGPPHPTSPWICFSLGTGAYANAAEQQPAS, from the coding sequence ATGACGCAGGGTGACTCCTCCATCTCAGAGTACTGCCAGTGCATGAAGAATCTCACCAACGCCCTCCGCGACATTGGCCACCCCGTCAAGGAATCGCAATTGGTGCTGAATCTCCTCCGTGGCATCAATCTGCGCTACTCCAACACCACCGATGACATCACCAACTCCACTGCCATCTTCCCCACCTTCGCTCAAGCCTGGGACATGCTCGCCTTGAAGGAGCTCCGGCTCGCCAACGAGGAGAAGGTCACCAACTCCACCGCACTCCTCGCGGGGACCGGCTCGACCTCTTCCTCCTACAACAGCCCAAGCGGATGCCGCTTGACGTCCGGCTCCATCCAGACCGGCAGCTTCCAGCTGAAGAagaccggcggtggcggcggcaaaaAGAAGTGGAAGGGCAAACAGGCCAACGGTAGCTTCCAGTCGCAGGCCAGTGGCCCGCCTCACCCAACCAGCCCGTGGATCTGTTTCAGCCTAGGGACCGGTGCTTACGCCAACGCGGCCGAGCAACAGCCCGCAAGCTAG
- the LOC101762079 gene encoding uncharacterized protein LOC101762079, protein MMLSNPTDCVMDEEYGTCMWHRPRRMLQIFSLKVAKIPVDAGKIELYGYIAARDDLEPLLNYVVNVSRDDPIIVEQGSLITMAPKRGIKLGYDTLIEYDMKIKTGEHEKDDLQLIDGVSVIGIMGTPNWSVFTSRIIGNCGAIDISASRLDHAVEATVEVVISEVQGGFNMRLGCFISEFDEEIQLFDGTIGEPRCLTRYVIAVVIGTQMDMKFKVGAGSFRSSEHCCSFTAHNHGHDDQLIETDFALISVKVTWSVLPGGWSSDFMQALLKSWA, encoded by the exons ATGATGTTATCAAATCCCACGGATTGCGTTATGGATGAAGAATATGGAACTTGCATGTGGCATCGACCTCGTCGCATGCTACAAATTTTCTCATTAAAGGTGGCTAAAATTCCTGTGGATGCTGGAAAGATAGAGTTATATGGATACATAGCAGCGCGGGATGATCTGGAACCATTGCTTAACTATGTCGTCAATGTTAGCAGGGATGATCCTATCATCGTGGAGCAG GGTTCTCTCATCACCATGGCCCCTAAGCGAGGGATCAAATTGGGTTATGATACTCTAATAGAATATGATATGAAGATCAAGACAGGTGAACATGAAAAGGATGATCTACAGCTGATCGATGGTGTATCTGTTATAGGTATCATGGGCACTCCCAATTGGAGTGTATTCACAAGTCGCATCATTGGCAATTGTGGCGCAATTGACATAAGTGCATCACGTCTGGACCATGCAGTTGAGGCGACTGTAGAAGTCGTCATATCAGAAGTCCAAGGCGGTTTCAATATGCGTCTCGGCTGTTTTATCAGTGAGTTTGATGAAGAGATCCAGCTCTTTGATGGCACCATTGGTGAGCCCCGTTGCTTGACGAGGTATGTGATTGCAGTTGTGATAGGCACTCAGATGGATATGAAGTTCAAGGTAGGTGCAGGGTCTTTCAGATCATCAGAACATTGCTGTTCCTTCACAGCGCACAATCATGGACATGATGATCAACTGATAGAGACCGATTTTGCATTAATCTCGGTGAAGGTGACTTGGTCTGTTTTACCTGGTGGTTGGTCATCTGACTTTATGCAAGCTTTGTTGAAAAGCTGGGCGTGA